The DNA sequence GGCGCGATACTACCAAACCGGCGCCCAACTGTCTACGAACAGCAATTCACTCGTACCGAAGGGCCTCGACCGGGTCCACGCCCGACGCTTTGAACGCCGGGTATGCCCCGAAGAATACACCGACCGCCATCGAGAAAAAGAAGGCAAGAATGACCGCCCAGCTCGACGTGTACACGGGGAGGGGCGGGTAAATCGATCGAATAATGAAGGTGCCCAGGAACCCCAGCGCAATCCCGATCGATCCGCCTATCGAACTCAGCGTTATAGACTCGATCACAAATTGCATTCCGATGTCGTGACGCGTCGCGCCGACCGCCTTGCGCACGCCCACCTCCCGCGTACGTTCCCGAACGGACACCAGCATGATATTCATGATCCCAATGCCGCCTACCAGGAGCGAGATACCCGCAATGCCCGCCAGCATCACGCGCATCGCTACAAAAATCTGATTAAACGTAGCAAGGATTGACGTCTGATCGGTGATGGTAAAGTCCTCGACGTAGTCGTGCGCGGCTTTAAGTATGCTCCGAACGCTTTCCGTCGCGACTTTCACGTCGTCCGGGCTCTTGGCCCCGGCCACGATTTGGAACAACCGGTCTTCACCGCCGTAAAACATCAACTGTCCGCTGCGTAGCGGAATCACCACCAGGTCATCGATGTTGAGGCCCAGCATCATGCCCTTCGGCTCGAGCACGCCGACAATCGTGTGTTTCGACCGATTGATGCTCACGCTCTTGTTCAGGGGGTTGTCCGTGCCGAACAACTCTTCTTTCACCTTCACGCCGATGACGCACACCTTGTTATTCTTGTCGATGTCCTGATCGGAAATGAACCGGCCCAACTGCGCGTGAAGGTTGCGGACTTTCTCGAAGTCCTCCGTTGACGCGATAACCATCGTATTCCGGCGGCGCTCCCCATACTCGACTGCTCCCGCCCCAATCACGACCGGCGCCACAGCCCGGACACCGAGCGCCCTGCGCTCGATCTCTTTTGCGTTCTCGTACGTGAGTTTACGGAAGCTTCCGGCAATGATCGGCATCATCCCCGAAGTTTCCTGCTTGCCCGGCGTGATCAACAGCACGTTGCTGCCCATGCCCGCAAACTCGCGTTGAATGTATGCCTGCGCGCCTTCGCCGAGCGAAATGAGGAGAATCACGGACATCACGCCGATGATGACGCCCAGCATCGTAAGCAGCGACCGGACCTTGTTCTGCGCGATCGAATCGAGGGCAATACCAAGGTAATCGAAGGGGCCCATTACGTCGCCAACTTTTCGACGACCTTCACTTTCACACCCTCTTTCAGCGCCGCAAGCGACACCGACGTGATGAGCTGGTCGCCTTCCTCGAGTCCTTCCGTAATCTCGATCGTGTTCCAGTTTCCGACGCCGGTCGTCACGTCGCGGCGCACCGCACGGCCGCCTTCAACGACGTATGCGAACTCCTGCCGGATGAGCGACTCCGTGGGCGCGAAGATGACATCGTCCTTTTCGTCCACGAGGATGATCACGTCCGCCGACATGCCGGTGATGAACTTGTCCTTGTCCTGTTCGATCTTGACCTGTACGTTGAGCGTTCGGCTCAGGTCCGGGTTCAACGAAACGACCGGCGAGATGAAATCGACCGTGCCGTAAAAGTCCTGTTCACGGTACGCGTCGATGTTGATGCGCACCTTCTGGCCCACTTTGATTTGCGATGCATTCGCCTCGTCGAAT is a window from the Candidatus Hydrogenedentota bacterium genome containing:
- a CDS encoding ABC transporter permease; this translates as MGPFDYLGIALDSIAQNKVRSLLTMLGVIIGVMSVILLISLGEGAQAYIQREFAGMGSNVLLITPGKQETSGMMPIIAGSFRKLTYENAKEIERRALGVRAVAPVVIGAGAVEYGERRRNTMVIASTEDFEKVRNLHAQLGRFISDQDIDKNNKVCVIGVKVKEELFGTDNPLNKSVSINRSKHTIVGVLEPKGMMLGLNIDDLVVIPLRSGQLMFYGGEDRLFQIVAGAKSPDDVKVATESVRSILKAAHDYVEDFTITDQTSILATFNQIFVAMRVMLAGIAGISLLVGGIGIMNIMLVSVRERTREVGVRKAVGATRHDIGMQFVIESITLSSIGGSIGIALGFLGTFIIRSIYPPLPVYTSSWAVILAFFFSMAVGVFFGAYPAFKASGVDPVEALRYE